A single window of Streptococcus cristatus ATCC 51100 DNA harbors:
- a CDS encoding ABC transporter permease — MSIVTILGLLVSSMLIYAAPLIFTSIGGAYSEHAGVVNVGLEGIMVMGAFTGVLFNLTFESSFGSLTPWLSLIAAGLVGVLFSLIHAVATINFRADHVVSGTVLNLLAPALAVFLVKAIYNKGQTDNIQRSFGKFNFPILSDIPVIGDIFFKHTSLMGYLAIAFSFLAWFIMFKTKFGLRLRSVGEHPQAADTLGINVYLMRYCGVMISGLLGGIGGAIYAQSISVNFAVTTIIGPGFIALAAMIFGKWSPIGAMLASLFFGASQSLAVIGNQLPLLSNVPTVYLQIAPYVLTIVVLAAFFGKAVAPKADGINYIKSK, encoded by the coding sequence ATGAGTATTGTAACGATATTAGGTTTATTAGTATCATCTATGCTGATTTATGCGGCTCCCTTGATTTTCACAAGTATCGGTGGAGCTTATTCGGAGCATGCCGGAGTCGTCAATGTCGGCTTGGAAGGGATCATGGTAATGGGAGCATTTACAGGCGTTCTCTTTAATCTGACTTTCGAAAGTAGTTTTGGCAGCTTGACTCCGTGGCTCTCCTTGATTGCTGCTGGCTTAGTCGGAGTGCTCTTCTCCCTTATCCATGCTGTAGCAACTATTAACTTCCGCGCGGATCACGTTGTTAGTGGTACGGTTTTAAACTTATTAGCACCAGCCTTGGCAGTCTTCCTTGTTAAAGCTATCTACAACAAGGGGCAAACAGACAATATTCAGCGTTCATTTGGTAAATTTAATTTTCCTATTTTGTCTGATATTCCCGTCATAGGAGATATATTCTTCAAACATACAAGTCTGATGGGATATTTGGCCATCGCCTTCTCTTTCCTTGCTTGGTTTATTATGTTTAAGACAAAATTCGGATTGCGCCTTCGCTCAGTTGGAGAACATCCGCAGGCAGCAGATACACTAGGAATCAATGTTTATCTCATGCGATACTGTGGTGTTATGATTTCTGGTTTGCTCGGCGGTATTGGAGGGGCTATCTATGCTCAGTCAATCTCCGTTAACTTTGCTGTGACAACTATCATAGGTCCAGGATTTATCGCCTTGGCAGCTATGATCTTTGGTAAATGGAGTCCTATCGGTGCTATGTTGGCAAGTCTCTTCTTTGGAGCTTCTCAAAGTTTAGCCGTTATTGGAAATCAGTTGCCTCTTCTTTCAAATGTGCCAACGGTTTATCTACAGATTGCGCCATACGTTTTGACGATTGTGGTTCTTGCAGCCTTCTTCGGTAAAGCTGTTGCTCCGAAAGCAGACGGTATCAACTATATCAAGTCTAAATAG
- a CDS encoding ABC transporter permease, whose amino-acid sequence MSKKTQQIAVPLISVLLGILLGAIVMAIFGYDAIWGYESLFKTAFGSLRSLGEISRAMGPLVLIGLGFAVASRAGFFNVGLPGQALAGWILAGWFALSFPDLPRPLMLLATVVIAAVAGGIIGAIPGVLRAYLGTSEVIVTIMMNYIVLFVGNAFIRSFPKSVMQSVDSSKRVGANAIYQTEWLRSLTANSRMNIGIFFALIAVVLIWYMLKKTTLGFEIRAVGLNPNAAEYAGMSSKRTIILSMIISGALAGLGGVVEGLGTYQNVFVQGSSLSVGFNGMAVSLLAANSPIGILFAAFLFAVLSVGAPGMNVAQIPTELVNIVTASIIFFVSAHYLIERLTGKTVFELFKNRKQEAGKVKGGN is encoded by the coding sequence ATGTCTAAAAAAACACAGCAGATCGCAGTTCCCTTAATCTCAGTTCTTTTAGGGATTTTATTGGGAGCGATTGTCATGGCTATCTTTGGCTATGATGCCATCTGGGGATATGAATCCCTCTTTAAAACGGCATTCGGTTCTTTGAGAAGTTTGGGTGAAATTTCTCGGGCGATGGGACCTCTAGTTCTCATTGGTCTGGGTTTTGCCGTTGCTAGTCGGGCTGGATTTTTCAATGTCGGACTTCCGGGCCAAGCCTTGGCTGGTTGGATTTTGGCTGGTTGGTTTGCCCTTTCCTTCCCTGACCTACCCCGCCCACTGATGTTGCTAGCAACTGTAGTGATTGCAGCAGTAGCTGGTGGGATTATTGGTGCTATTCCAGGGGTTCTGCGTGCCTATTTAGGAACAAGTGAAGTCATCGTTACGATTATGATGAACTATATCGTCCTCTTCGTTGGAAATGCTTTTATCCGCAGCTTTCCAAAATCTGTGATGCAGAGTGTTGACTCTAGTAAGCGTGTTGGTGCCAATGCGATTTATCAAACAGAATGGCTGAGAAGTTTGACAGCTAACTCTCGGATGAATATTGGTATTTTCTTTGCTTTGATTGCAGTTGTGCTGATCTGGTATATGCTGAAGAAAACAACGCTTGGCTTTGAGATCCGTGCTGTTGGTCTTAACCCAAATGCAGCTGAATACGCAGGGATGTCCTCTAAACGGACTATTATCTTGTCCATGATTATTTCTGGAGCCCTTGCAGGACTTGGAGGAGTAGTAGAAGGACTAGGTACTTATCAGAATGTCTTTGTACAAGGAAGTTCCTTGAGTGTTGGTTTCAATGGTATGGCAGTCAGTCTTTTGGCAGCCAATTCTCCAATTGGAATTCTCTTTGCAGCCTTCCTCTTTGCAGTTTTAAGTGTTGGTGCGCCAGGTATGAACGTGGCTCAGATTCCGACAGAATTAGTCAATATCGTGACAGCTTCGATTATCTTCTTTGTCAGCGCCCATTACTTGATTGAGCGTCTGACTGGTAAGACAGTTTTTGAATTATTTAAAAACCGTAAGCAAGAAGCTGGTAAAGTGAAAGGGGGAAACTAG
- a CDS encoding polysaccharide deacetylase family protein produces MTDKHIGRRMQRHKAKKKAFLFSIINLFLLLALIVGGIYLWKTQFSPSKQSSAGNQTVQSTSKPDSTSKNEEASKIKWVKQDEPVKIPILMYHAIHVMDPSEAANAGLIVDPTTFESHLQALKEAGYYTLTPDEAYKALTENVLPENKKVVWLTFDDSLKDFYTNAFPLLQKYQMKATNNVITGFVQAGREDMLTLDEIKEMKEKGMSFEDHTVNHPDLSTATADQQTLELRDSKAFLDDNLSQKTTTVAYPSGRYSDATLQIAESLGYKMGLTTNNGLASLSNGLLSLNRVRVNPTTTAEDLLNEIATN; encoded by the coding sequence ATGACAGATAAACATATTGGAAGACGCATGCAAAGACATAAAGCTAAGAAAAAGGCATTCCTTTTTTCTATTATCAATCTTTTCTTGCTCCTTGCCCTAATCGTAGGCGGAATTTATCTTTGGAAGACTCAGTTCTCTCCTAGCAAACAATCCTCTGCGGGCAACCAAACTGTGCAATCCACCTCCAAGCCAGACTCTACCTCAAAAAATGAAGAAGCTTCAAAAATCAAGTGGGTAAAACAAGACGAGCCGGTTAAGATCCCAATCTTGATGTACCATGCGATCCATGTAATGGATCCCTCTGAGGCAGCCAATGCTGGTTTGATTGTAGATCCAACTACTTTTGAAAGTCATTTGCAGGCTCTGAAAGAGGCCGGTTATTATACTTTAACCCCAGACGAAGCTTACAAAGCTTTGACAGAGAATGTCCTTCCTGAAAATAAAAAAGTAGTCTGGCTGACCTTTGATGATAGTTTGAAAGACTTTTACACCAATGCCTTCCCGCTACTTCAAAAGTACCAGATGAAGGCAACCAACAATGTCATTACTGGATTTGTCCAAGCTGGCCGTGAAGATATGCTGACGCTAGATGAGATCAAAGAAATGAAGGAAAAGGGGATGTCCTTTGAAGACCATACCGTCAACCACCCTGATCTATCAACTGCTACTGCTGATCAACAAACCCTTGAACTACGCGATTCTAAAGCCTTTTTAGATGACAATCTATCACAGAAGACGACGACTGTTGCCTATCCATCTGGCCGCTATAGTGATGCGACCTTGCAGATCGCTGAAAGTCTGGGCTATAAGATGGGATTAACGACCAATAACGGCCTGGCTTCCCTGTCTAATGGATTACTCTCACTCAATCGTGTTCGAGTGAACCCAACTACTACTGCAGAAGATTTATTAAACGAAATCGCTACAAATTAA
- a CDS encoding BMP family lipoprotein, translated as MNKKQWLGLGLVSVAAIGLAACGNRASKSDSSNAKTDLKAAIVTDTGGVDDKSFNQSAWEGLQAWGKENGLSKDNGYTYFQSTDESQYANNLNQAATDGYNLVFGIGFALRDAVESAAKDNSSINYVIIDDVIEGQKNVASAVFADNEAAYLAGVAAAKTTKTKQVGFIGGIEGTVITRFEKGFEAGVKSVDPSIKIKVDYAGSFGDAAKGKTIAAAHYAGGADVVYQVAGGTGAGVFNEAKSINETRNENEKVWVLGVDRDQTEEGKYKSKDGKESNFVLASSLKQVGKTVQDIANQTAKGKFPGGKTTTFGLKDGGVDLTTTNLSEDAKKAVEEAKAKILDGSITVPDK; from the coding sequence ATGAACAAGAAACAATGGCTAGGTCTTGGTCTAGTGTCTGTCGCAGCAATCGGACTTGCTGCATGTGGGAATCGTGCGTCTAAATCAGATAGCTCTAACGCTAAAACTGATTTAAAAGCTGCTATCGTAACCGATACAGGTGGTGTTGATGATAAGTCATTTAACCAATCTGCATGGGAAGGTTTGCAAGCTTGGGGGAAAGAAAATGGCCTTTCAAAAGATAACGGCTATACTTACTTCCAATCAACAGACGAGTCACAATATGCGAACAACCTAAACCAAGCTGCTACGGATGGTTACAACTTAGTATTTGGTATCGGTTTTGCCCTTCGTGATGCCGTTGAATCTGCTGCTAAAGATAATTCAAGTATTAACTACGTTATTATTGACGATGTGATTGAAGGTCAAAAGAATGTTGCTTCAGCAGTCTTTGCGGATAATGAAGCAGCTTACCTTGCTGGTGTTGCAGCTGCAAAAACTACTAAGACAAAACAAGTTGGTTTCATTGGTGGTATAGAAGGAACAGTTATCACACGTTTTGAAAAAGGTTTCGAAGCTGGTGTGAAATCAGTTGACCCATCTATCAAGATTAAAGTGGACTATGCTGGTTCATTCGGCGATGCAGCTAAAGGTAAAACAATTGCTGCTGCTCACTATGCTGGTGGTGCGGATGTTGTTTACCAAGTAGCTGGTGGTACTGGTGCTGGAGTATTTAACGAAGCTAAGTCAATCAACGAAACAAGAAATGAAAATGAAAAAGTTTGGGTACTTGGTGTTGACCGTGACCAAACTGAAGAAGGTAAATACAAATCTAAAGATGGTAAAGAATCTAACTTTGTTTTGGCATCAAGCTTGAAACAAGTTGGTAAGACTGTCCAAGACATTGCTAACCAAACTGCTAAAGGTAAATTCCCAGGTGGTAAAACTACAACCTTTGGTTTGAAAGACGGTGGTGTTGATTTGACAACAACCAACCTTTCTGAAGATGCTAAAAAAGCTGTTGAAGAAGCGAAAGCTAAAATCCTTGACGGTAGCATTACAGTTCCTGATAAATAA
- a CDS encoding ABC transporter ATP-binding protein: MTHENVIEMREITKIFGEFVANDKINLELRKGEIHALLGENGAGKSTLMNMLAGLLEPTSGEIVVNGKPVKLDSPSKAASLGIGMVHQHFMLVEAFTVAENIILGSEITKNGILDLKRATQEIKRLSKKYGLSVDPSAKIEDISVGAQQRVEILKTLYRGADILIFDEPTAVLTPSEIDELMKIMKNLVKEGKSIILITHKLDEIRAVSDRVTVIRRGKSIETVEIAGATNQDLAEMMVGRAVSFKTEKKPSNPQETVLSIKNLVVEENRGVPAVKGLSLDVRAGEIVGIAGIDGNGQTELIQAITGLRKASSGEILIKNQSVIGKKPRQITEMKVSHVPEDRHRDGLVLQMSISENIALQTYYKEPLSKNGILNYNNIYSYACNLMKEFDVRAASEYVPASALSGGNQQKAIIAREVDRDPDLLIVSQPTRGLDVGAIEYIHKRLIEERTQGKAVLVVSFELDEILNLSDRIAVIHDGKIQGIVTPEKTNKQELGILMAGGKI, from the coding sequence ATGACACATGAAAATGTCATTGAAATGCGAGAAATTACCAAGATTTTTGGTGAATTTGTGGCCAATGATAAAATCAATCTGGAACTCCGAAAAGGTGAAATTCACGCTCTTTTAGGAGAAAATGGTGCCGGGAAGTCAACCTTGATGAATATGTTGGCCGGCCTACTTGAGCCGACTAGTGGTGAGATTGTAGTAAACGGAAAGCCAGTTAAGCTGGACTCTCCATCAAAGGCGGCCTCACTTGGTATCGGGATGGTGCATCAGCACTTTATGCTTGTGGAAGCCTTCACTGTTGCTGAAAATATTATTCTTGGAAGTGAGATTACAAAAAATGGTATCTTAGACTTGAAACGCGCTACGCAAGAAATTAAGCGTTTGTCTAAGAAATATGGTTTGTCGGTCGATCCATCTGCCAAGATTGAAGACATTTCCGTCGGAGCACAACAACGGGTTGAAATTCTGAAGACCCTTTACCGTGGTGCAGATATCCTAATCTTTGACGAACCAACAGCTGTTTTGACACCATCTGAGATTGATGAATTGATGAAAATCATGAAAAACTTAGTCAAGGAAGGTAAGTCTATCATTCTTATTACCCATAAGTTGGATGAGATTCGTGCAGTTTCTGACCGAGTGACCGTTATTCGTCGAGGAAAATCGATTGAAACCGTTGAAATTGCTGGTGCAACCAACCAAGATTTGGCAGAAATGATGGTAGGACGTGCCGTTTCCTTTAAGACGGAGAAGAAACCTTCTAATCCTCAAGAAACGGTTCTTTCAATCAAGAATCTTGTCGTTGAAGAAAATCGCGGCGTTCCAGCTGTTAAGGGACTTTCACTGGATGTTCGTGCTGGTGAGATTGTTGGGATTGCAGGAATTGACGGAAATGGTCAGACTGAGTTGATTCAAGCTATTACAGGACTTAGAAAAGCAAGCTCGGGTGAAATTTTGATCAAGAACCAGTCCGTGATTGGTAAGAAACCACGTCAGATTACTGAGATGAAGGTCAGCCACGTTCCTGAAGATCGTCATCGCGATGGTTTGGTGCTGCAGATGTCCATTTCTGAAAATATTGCTTTGCAGACTTACTACAAAGAGCCGCTCAGCAAAAACGGCATCTTGAACTACAATAATATTTACTCTTACGCGTGCAATCTGATGAAAGAGTTTGACGTGCGGGCAGCTAGCGAGTATGTACCTGCTTCAGCCCTCTCAGGAGGAAACCAGCAGAAGGCTATCATTGCTCGGGAAGTGGATCGTGATCCAGACTTGCTGATTGTCAGTCAGCCAACCCGCGGTCTTGATGTCGGAGCAATTGAGTATATCCATAAACGCTTGATTGAGGAGCGTACTCAGGGCAAGGCAGTACTTGTTGTTAGCTTTGAGCTAGATGAAATACTCAATCTTTCTGACAGAATCGCCGTTATCCATGATGGCAAGATTCAAGGAATTGTGACTCCAGAGAAAACCAATAAGCAAGAACTTGGTATTCTCATGGCTGGTGGTAAGATTTAG